Proteins co-encoded in one Arachis stenosperma cultivar V10309 chromosome 7, arast.V10309.gnm1.PFL2, whole genome shotgun sequence genomic window:
- the LOC130940121 gene encoding uncharacterized protein LOC130940121 → MLPRETIHKARVLLQKTLRSFKSLVSGGYQKLPRSLSLNPFLRRSGNARTYYSSDQFYNEFYDILQSDLNRIRIRNDDMSMIRSREPPPAPASASVVEDAAKVEEGTSKKQSPLKKNKGETNTTTTTTTTTLPLKNKKVNSNNNNDALAKKMKELEMMDSGDVEHVLDIEEALHYYSRLTSPVYLDIVDKFFIDMHNEFNVPVPQLPHSSSVRIKRSKSKGRFGSLSGCR, encoded by the coding sequence ATGCTGCCAAGAGAAACCATTCACAAGGCCAGGGTTCTGCTTCAAAAAACACTCCGAAGCTTCAAGTCTTTAGTCTCTGGAGGGTATCAAAAACTTCCCAGATCACTTTCCTTGAATCCCTTCCTCCGTCGCAGTGGCAATGCAAGAACTTATTACTCCAGCGACCAGTTCTACAATGAGTTCTATGATATTCTGCAGTCTGATCTCAACAGAATACGGATCAGGAACGATGACATGAGCATGATCCGTTCAAGAGAACCACCACCCGCGCCAGCATCAGCATCAGTAGTAGAAGATGCTGCAAAAGTTGAAGAAGGAACAAGCAAGAAGCAAAGTCCATTGAAGAAGAACAAAGGGGAGACTaatactactactactactactactactactctaCCATTGAAGAATAAGAAGGTGAATAGTAATAATAACAATGATGCTTTGGCAAAGAAGATGAAGGAATTGGAGATGATGGATTCGGGTGATGTTGAACACGTGCTGGACATAGAAGAAGCTCTCCATTACTATTCTCGACTCACGAGTCCTGTTTATTTGGACATTGTTGACAAGTTCTTCATAGACATGCACAATGAGTTtaatgttccagttccacaacTTCCACACTCATCTTCTGTCAGAATCAAACGCTCAAAATCCAAGGGAAGATTTGGCTCCCTATCTGGCTGTAGATAG
- the LOC130942238 gene encoding 60S ribosomal protein L37-3 → MGKGTGSFGKRRNKTHTLCVRCGRRSFHLQKSRCSACAFPAARKRKYNWSVKAIRRKTTGTGRMRYLRHVPRRFKSGFREGTEAAPRKKGAAASA, encoded by the exons ATG GGTAAGGGAACAGGGAGCTTTGGTAAGAGGAGGAACAAGACTCACACCCTCTGTGTGAGGTGCGGCCGCCGCAGCTTTCACCTCCAGAAGAGTCGCTGCTCCGCCTGCGCTTTCCCCGCTGCACGCAAGAGGAAAT ATAACTGGAGCGTGAAGGCCATCCGCAGAAAGACCACCGGCACCGGCAGGATGAGGTACCTCCGCCACGTGCCTCGCCGATTCAAGAGCGGCTTCAGAGAAGGTAC TGAAGCTGCACCAAGGAAGAAGGGAGCAGCTGCATCTGCATAA
- the LOC130941321 gene encoding dynein light chain 1, cytoplasmic-like, translating to MLEGKALIEDTDMPTKMQIQAMAAASQALDLYDVVDCKSIAAHIKKEFDTRYGSGWQCVVGSSFGCFFTHSKGTFIYFTLETLNFLIFKGVASSSPPSTPS from the exons ATGTTGGAAGGTAAAGCCTTGATAGAGGACACTGACATGCCAACCAAGATGCAGATCCAAGCTATGGCAGCTGCTTCTCAAGCTCTTGATCTCTATGATGTTGTTGATTGCAAATCCATTGCTGCCCACATAAAAAAG GAGTTTGATACAAGATATGGAAGTGGATGGCAATGTGTGGTGGGTTCAAGTTTTGGGTGTTTCTTCACTCATTCCAAGGGTACTTTCATATACTTCACTCTGGAGACTCTTAATTTCCTTATCTTCAAAGGagttgcttcttcttctcctccttctacTCCTAGCTGA
- the LOC130942237 gene encoding ras-related protein Rab7-like isoform X1 codes for MASRRRMLLKVIILGDSGVGKTSLMNQYVNRKFSNQYKATIGADFLTKEIQFQDRMFTLQIWDTAGQERFQSLGVAFYRGADCCVLVYDVNVVKSFDNLSHWREEFLIQASPSDPENFPFVLLGNKIDVDGGNSRVVSEKKAKAWCASKGSIPYFETSAKEGFNVEAAFQCIAKNALKNEPEEEVYMPDTIEVGGGGRQHRSTGCEC; via the exons ATGGCTTCTCGCCGTCGCATGTTACTTAAGGTCATTATCCTCGGAGACAGCGG GGTTGGCAAAACATCTCTCATGAATCAGTATGTGAATCGTAAGTTTAGTAACCAGTACAAGGCTACCATTGGTGCTGATTTTCTCACCAAGGAAATTCAATTCCAAGATAGGATGTTCACTTTGCAG ATCTGGGATACTGCTGGTCAAGAAAGGTTTCAGAGTCTTGGTGTGGCTTTCTACCGTGGCGCAGATTGTTGTGTCCTTGTTTATGATGTAAATGTTGTCAAATCTTTTGACAATCTTAGCCATTGGCGAGAAGAATTCCTTATTCAG GCTAGTCCATCTGACCCCGAAAACTTCCCATTTGTGCTATTGGGAAACAAAATTGATGTTGATGGTGGGAATAGCCGAGTT GTTTCTGAGAAGAAAGCTAAGGCATGGTGTGCTTCCAAAGGAAGCATACCATACTTTGAGACCTCTGCAAAAGAGGGATTCAATGTTGAAGCTGCTTTCCAGTGTATAGCCAAAAATGCACTCAAGAATGAACCTGAAGAAGAAGT ATACATGCCTGACACAATTGAAGTGGGTGGTGGTGGACGGCAGCACAGGTCCACAGGCTGTGAATGTTGA
- the LOC130940283 gene encoding protein disulfide isomerase-like 1-6 has protein sequence MFTRKNPTLRFTLYFTLTLLLILSYNVVTQCSEAVPDDDDLEGIEELLAVDEEVEKHQPEEQGGVGGTDKLSEAEVLTKAQRIVLELNSDKTEKVINENEYVLVLGYAPWCPRSAELMPRFAEAATSLKKELGSTLLMAKIDAERYPKSASFLGIKGYPTLLLFVNGTSQPYSGGFTADDIVIWARKKTGSSVIRINSEKEAEEFLTKYHTFVIGRFDKFEGLEYDEFVRAAKLDNETQFVEVNKVEHAQVLYPDIPSTVNFLGIVKSEPERYTAYDGAFTTSKILEFLDYNKFPLVTKLTEMNSISVYSSPVKLQVFVFADIDDFKNLQDTIQDVARTFKSKIMFIYVDIKEENLAKPFLTLFGLEESRNTVVAAFDNGMSSKYLLESEPTRSNIQDFCNNFVQGSLSPFFKSQPIPDNTDATIHVVVGKIFDDAVLGNGKDVILEVFTPWCINCDAISKQVEKLAKHYKSATNLIFARIDASANEHPKLQVNDYPTLLLYKADDKTNPIKLSTKSSLKELAASINKHLKVKNQVVKDEL, from the exons ATGTTCACTAGAAAAAACCCAACTTTGAGATTCACCCTTTATTTCACCCTCACCCTTCTCCTAATTCTTAGCTACAACGTTGTCACACAGTGTTCCGAGGCTGTCCCTGATGACGATGATTTGGAGGGCATTGAGGAATTGTTAGCAGTGGACGAGGAGGTAGAAAAACACCAACCAGAAGAACAAGGTGGTGTTGGTGGCACCGACAAGTTGTCGGAAGCAGAGGTTCTAACGAAGGCACAAAGGATCGTACTTGAACTCAATAGTGACAAGACCGAGAAGGTTATTAATGAGAATGAGTATGTTCTTGTTCTGGGGTATGCACCTTGGTGTCCAAGGAGCGCTGAGCTCATGCCTCGATTTGCTGAAGCTGCAACTTCGCTTAAGAAAGAGTTGGGAAGCACTCTTTTAATGGCGAAGATTGATGCTGAGAGGTATCCCAAATCAGCTTCGTTCCTTGGGATCAAAGGCTACCCAACTTTGCTTCTCTTCGTTAATGGCACCTCCCAACCTTACTCTGGCGGTTTCACAGC GGATGATATAGTGATATGGGCAAGGAAAAAGACTGGCTCGTCTGTTATTAGGATAAATTCGGAAAAGGAGGCAGAGGAATTTCTGACAAAGTATCATACATTTGTTATTGGTCGGTTTGACAAATTTGAG GGACTTGAATATGACGAATTCGTGAGAGCTGCAAAGTTGGATAATGAAACCCAATTTGTTGAAGTGAATAAAGTGGAGCATGCCCAAGTTCTTTATCCAGATATCCCATCCACTGTTAATTTTCTAGGAATTGTTAAGAGTGAACCTGAAAGATACACTGCATATG ACGGAGCTTTCACAACAAGTAAAATATTGGAGTTTTTGGACTACAACAAGTTTCCATTAGTTACAAAACTGACTGAAATGAACTCTATCAGTGTCTACTCAAGCCCCGTTAAGCTTCAG GTTTTTGTCTTTGCCGACATTGACGACTTCAAGAATCTTCAAGATACTATTCAAGATGTTGCAAGAACTTTCAAGTCAAAG ataatgtttatatatgttgatattaaaGAAGAGAACCTTGCAAAACCCTTCCTAACATTGTTTGGTCTTGAAGAATCAAGAAACACTGTG GTAGCTGCATTTGATAATGGAATGAGCTCAAAATATTTGTTGGAGTCAGAACCAACACGAAGCAATATTCAG GATTTCTGCAATAACTTTGTGCAAGGTTCTCTGTCACCTTTCTTCAAGTCTCAACCAATACCAGATAAT ACAGATGCTACTATTCATGTTGTTGTCGGGAAAATATTTGATGATGCAGTTTTGGGCAACGGGAAGGATGTTATTCTGGAG GTATTTACACCTTGGTGTATCAACTGTGATGCAATTAGCAAACAAGTAGAGAAGTTGGCAAAGCACTACAAATCAGCAACTAATCTAATTTTTGCAAGGATAGATGCTTCAGCAAATGAACATCCAAAATTGCAA GTGAATGACTACCCCACGCTTCTACTTTACAAAGCAGATGATAAGACAAATCCG ATCAAACTCTCTACAAAATCTAGTTTGAAAGAATTGGCTGCTTCCATCAACAAACATCTAAAAGTCAAAAATCAAGTTGTCAAAGATGAGTTATAG
- the LOC130942237 gene encoding ras-related protein Rab7-like isoform X2, with the protein MNQYVNRKFSNQYKATIGADFLTKEIQFQDRMFTLQIWDTAGQERFQSLGVAFYRGADCCVLVYDVNVVKSFDNLSHWREEFLIQASPSDPENFPFVLLGNKIDVDGGNSRVVSEKKAKAWCASKGSIPYFETSAKEGFNVEAAFQCIAKNALKNEPEEEVYMPDTIEVGGGGRQHRSTGCEC; encoded by the exons ATGAATCAGTATGTGAATCGTAAGTTTAGTAACCAGTACAAGGCTACCATTGGTGCTGATTTTCTCACCAAGGAAATTCAATTCCAAGATAGGATGTTCACTTTGCAG ATCTGGGATACTGCTGGTCAAGAAAGGTTTCAGAGTCTTGGTGTGGCTTTCTACCGTGGCGCAGATTGTTGTGTCCTTGTTTATGATGTAAATGTTGTCAAATCTTTTGACAATCTTAGCCATTGGCGAGAAGAATTCCTTATTCAG GCTAGTCCATCTGACCCCGAAAACTTCCCATTTGTGCTATTGGGAAACAAAATTGATGTTGATGGTGGGAATAGCCGAGTT GTTTCTGAGAAGAAAGCTAAGGCATGGTGTGCTTCCAAAGGAAGCATACCATACTTTGAGACCTCTGCAAAAGAGGGATTCAATGTTGAAGCTGCTTTCCAGTGTATAGCCAAAAATGCACTCAAGAATGAACCTGAAGAAGAAGT ATACATGCCTGACACAATTGAAGTGGGTGGTGGTGGACGGCAGCACAGGTCCACAGGCTGTGAATGTTGA